The following are encoded together in the Babylonia areolata isolate BAREFJ2019XMU chromosome 18, ASM4173473v1, whole genome shotgun sequence genome:
- the LOC143291969 gene encoding synaptotagmin-17-like, with protein MSTVYQKSLHVMEKVASAVSCPGGCCGNCCCCWCCDCCSWCWAQDKDKKHVQRLDIQHPVITAEPSPQRLDSTGSYTDSIKSGAGRERMDSDNHSRTDSVSSVGNISADSGIGSCGGSGSIGGKRHVTPVIDMKPIEFWTANRESVQPRTRRRLPSESEISIDNLQRDLYEPEAEEPCMTDEEKLAQYQLGQLHFGLQYDLTTKVLAVKIIEAKDLPPPYCLDENKQDMARSNPYCKVSLLPDQKNSQQTTVQRKTQNPEWSEYFMFELAFKEAQLRTLEVLVKDFDKFSRHCIIGQVLLPLENVNLIKGGHMWKPLSPSNYERQDLGEVMLSLNYLPSAGRLNVDIIKAKQLLQTDMIGGSDPYTKITLVHFEKPIKTKKTSIKKNTIDPVFNESLSFNVTPQQLDNTSLVITVWDHNTKSKDDFVGRITLGRYGSGPHEYTHWNRMLQSHRSPVAQWHSLRSRQECDQVSPASIAVS; from the exons TCCTTGCACGTCATGGAGAAAGTGGCATCGGCAGTGTCCTGCCCAGGCGGGTGCTGcgggaactgctgctgctgctggtgctgcgaCTGCTGCAGCTGGTGCTGGGCGCAGGACAAGGACAAGAAGCACGTGCAGCGCCTGGACATCCAGCACCCAGTCATCACCGCGGAGCCCTCCCCCCAGCGGCTGGACTCCACGGGCAGCTACACGGACAGCATCAAGAGCGGCGCGGGCAGGGAGAGAATGGACAGCGACAACCACTCCCGCACCGACTCTGTCTCCTCCGTCGGCAACATCAGTGCTGACAGCGGCATCGGCAGCTGCGGCGGTAGCGGTAGCATCGGCGGCAAGCGTCACGTGACCCCTGTGATCGACATGAAGCCGATCGAGTTCTGGACGGCCAACAGGGAGAGCGTGCAGCCTCGCACGCGACGTCGCCTGCCCAGTGAAAGCGAGATCAGCATCGACAACCTGCAGAGGGACCTCTACGAGCCTGAGGCCGAGGAGCCGTGCATGACCGACGAGGAGAAGCTGGCGCAGTACCAACTAGGGCAGCTGCACTTCGGGCTGCAGTACGACCTCACCACCAAGGTCCTGGCCGTCAAGATCATCGAGGCTAAGGACCTGCCTCCCCCGTACTGCCTGGACGAGAACAAGCAGGACATGGCCCGATCCAACCCATACTGCAAGGTGTCCCTGCTGCCTGACCAGAAGAACTCCCAGCAGACGACGGTGCAAAGAAAGACTCAGAACCCCGAGTGGAGCGAGTACTTCATGTTCGAGCTGGCCTTCAAGGAGGCCCAACTGCGCACGCTGGAGGTgcttgtgaaggactttgacaaGTTCTCCAGACACTGCATCATCGGCCAGGTACTGCTGCCTCTGGAGAACGTCAACCTCATCAAAGGGGGCCACATGTGGAAACCGCTCAGCCCCAGCAACTAT GAACGTCAGGACCTGGGAGAGGTGATGCTGTCGCTGAACTACCTTCCTAGCGCTGGGCGTCTCAACGTGGACATCATCAAGGCCAAACAGCTGCTGCAGACAGACATGATCGGCGGATCCG ACCCGTACACCAAGATCACCCTGGTGCACTTCGAAAAGCCCATCAAGACGAAGAAGACGTCCATCAAGAAGAACACCATCGACCCGGTCTTCAACGAGTCTCTGTCCTTCAATGTGACACCCCAGCAGCTGGACAACACGTCGCTGGTCATCACCGTCTGGGACCACAACACCAAGAGCAAGGACGACTTCGTGGGCCGGATCACCCTGGGCAGGTACGGCAGCGGGCCGCACGAGTATACCCACTGGAACCGGATGCTGCAGTCGCACCGGTCCCCGGTGGCGCAGTGGCACTCGCTGCGCTCGCGTCAGGAGTGCGACCAGGTGTCGCCGGCGTCCATCGCCGTGTCTTAG